Proteins encoded in a region of the Drosophila gunungcola strain Sukarami chromosome 3L unlocalized genomic scaffold, Dgunungcola_SK_2 000005F, whole genome shotgun sequence genome:
- the LOC128259513 gene encoding uncharacterized protein LOC128259513 isoform X1: MTTETYSDLTYERGKVSKRALRPKLLKLTDVTIPHRSRKKNKVKTKDRSVTSVRERIYDDPAYTEDISHLANPMRRNSISGKPLSEHKARSDSGNQLSSSNRPPKNQFNKEIHQYVTEKQSEAKASAALNYECDSSSTDNESLVPIKGSMTRRVRSLERSLAATALERVDKKGTQKRNSKQKRNLSLDNSRQLPPGHPQRETEIAGKHGHDFDIRLRKERSRKHYVATKVTPTEVSELDEGYSARSSAQDSAVTVPTDSAADGARVAIGKRFLRGEIGIKSFNYYLLKEGLKSSKKLEDKPRAPAGLKAENRHSRSEENIYEEIFFKETPSPSVTGAASGIALSVASAMSDKDFHNQHLQKSGAQPNEMSATSDENAFGDCEICMEQCSKDNCEYCLAPVEQVGGGKLKEVQHQQEQNVSQRHQQEGTIETLTSSTVDAGVNVPAAHILEFQSYNPNNPGVYKIETTPVAITGDYNPILQFQQSSATTSTSATTTPSERQQLQQQIYGGYYLPHPHQRPYQQPIASNPLPSQYAVGGSMLFAQVAGASTGCATPPRRPQQQHFIVGYQNGGGSVAGAASLQRLNTRSSSSSDSLPYHKYNTMARLEANVFAAPATGDLYYAVSGTQPLHPLMYAANRPIGGSQILVDPYDPQIYKSDSKASILSEFSLRSSDNSQRYARHPHRRHGGRVRDSSLFSVHSNSGQRRYFGSTESRFGYDCRRCSLDGVIGIGSGAGVPIAASDKCSYSDNCRYECRNCDCSSNYFSSDFDDVYGSIVRGGSSGIPRKTAAGILPSSAQDDTVERQETGPLSLDQQQYAAPLDLKQNKYAQDFFKHVNDVKRSIYQSEMQRNNSLEPTRRGPKASSNTSSNSKASPKRAVSQELRQDPVVTTLPVRRGRPTAGVKPTPAPRTSIQGQTPLPDNSVPKDPMPCKRKNQPTSRREYPSLDRLVASSTGTIPKRNNHRTIADNGLQSLKLAPKAKSLQTPDAEKKNVTLNGQLPLPLAKRHHRISGPKAHQNLPGPSTRRKDIPAPPPPSPATYSDLQELKANMEGLQDDTKSRSLESETNDLAAADRSKQSKKTVSSVPSDRNLEPTTSVPDASAAETDDNDVFYDAHSEDSGGGFLPLEANDFSKKSPSHMTTSKQALEDIIANENRKAANDSDVAHSDKDVDCERHEQASMDTAARANGEKPSKTKHKKTPTIAPDQHVGRTCLKEQRTVAPPTNVAPGISTTNNAGNTSASNSAVELEFNCKTGNTDSATTAVEHSGQTPDVPASATVTHLITVTRQDYACLDSSEAQSDDSHLTRDSITRESQNDELSSSTHEKLDVSTLPLPALPKRRRTRSRTSPSKHVHQRQQQQRHETIENANAVDETSAAAIQQPVKPQQRPVTPNQEKPEISPPKSNTAANQQKQSHLQHQQKHLSAFQQYVARRRESLEASNRCFNEKLEARKMHYQMGSSAVNENPAGSNGMPTYLFGEHYHGVTGSGRKSLSPSTTKEEIFLNKSGWVQVNTKRGNHKDDSSSYRRLSYGQQNGGTLFPESGRGRSAARSIPPDHGRRLDLARQSFIQQHQQQQANNGITESRFVGSKVEELIKKNEARLSGFSSRDPALRPGYRIIDPQLANILNERPGFLPVKSAKDLDSPITPILSPPPAFQDNSRSGRHPDRRKPVRQQGPLPLPVPLQSQTQLDTQHPNPGSSKGMVFSRSFEYDTRRPTPTNSYVDTFSRSFDGNLSERPLNLAVISGQREWSPNFSTLTGNSPNYLTKRESGGGSSGSLQSRDNSPKYLHPQATTAYLNTAVKEAPPVYNVAPGSQAKYSPRSRHERTAERSKSHALGRSRKSQFNRVGSAGPLAAHPNTPNIGVSRFRSFDTSKSQRLNSCDSGARSDLSNDELDNEDGGLSEFLTAGSHKFPKVGTSSVSISPFKVQRQRSLTPDRNESHSSSSSLRKQGSLTPESRSMTPEERCKKGSQLSLSGTRQNSSFKNNTLEARQRHEEKNGTQYIAQLL, from the exons ATGACCACTGAGACCTATTCTGACTTGACCTATGAGCGAGGGAAGGTGTCAAAAAGGGCGTTGAGACCAAAGCTATTAAAATTAACAGATGTTACGATACCGCACCGCAGTCGAAAAAAGAACAAAGTGAAG aCGAAAGACCGTTCAGTTACTTCAGTGCGCGAGAGAATTTACGATGATCCGGCTTACACCGAGGATATAAGCCACTTGGCGAATCCCATGCGCCGCAATAGCATTTCCGGGAAGCCTTTATCAGAGCACAAGGCGCGGTCTGACAGTGGAAACCAGCTTTCATCCAGCAACCGGCCGCCAAAGAACCAATTTAACAAGGAGATCCATCAATATGTGACCGAAAAGCAGAGCGAAGCCAAGGCCAGTGCAGCCTTAAATTACGAATGTGATTCGAGCAGCACAGACAATGAGTCGCTGGTGCCAATCAAAGGCAGTATGACTCGCCGGGTGCGCAGTCTGGAGCGCAGTCTGGCCGCCACTGCCTTAGAAAGAGTCGATAAAAAGGGAACACAGAAGCGCAACTCAAAGCAAAAGCGGAACCTCAGCCTTGACAATAGTCGCCAGTTACCTCCAGGTCATCCGCAACGGGAAACGGAAATTGCGGGTAAGCATGGTCACGATTTTGATATTCGACTCCGCAAGGAACGTAGTCGAAAGCACTACGTCGCCACAAAAGTTACCCCAACGGAAGTCAGCGAACTAGATGAAGGGTACTCTGCACGCAGTTCGGCTCAAGACTCTGCCGTCACAGTACCTACAGACTCAGCCGCCGACGGGGCAAGGGTTGCCATTGGCAAACGCTTCCTGCGCGGCGAAATTGGaataaaaagctttaattaCTATCTGCTCAAGGAAGGCTTAAAGAGTTCAAAAAAGTTAGAGGACAAACCCCGAGCCCCTGCTGGTCTCAAGGCAGAAAACCGACATTCACGCAGCGAGGAAAACATCTACGAAGAAATTTTCTTCAAGGAAACTCCGAGCCCGTCGGTCACTGGTGCTGCATCAGGCATAGCATTGTCCGTTGCCTCGGCAATGTCTGACAAAGATTTTCACAACCAGCACTTACAAAAAAGTGGGGCTCAGCCAAATGAAATGAGCGCAACCAGCGACGAAAACGCATTTGGAGACTGCGAAATCTGCATGGAGCAGTGCAGCAAAGACAACTGTGAGTACTGCTTGGCTCCCGTGGAACAAGTTGGAGGTGGCAAGTTAAAAGAGGTTCAGCATCAGCAGGAACAGAACGTCAGCCAGAGACACCAACAAGAGGGCACTATAGAAACCCTTACATCGTCTACTGTTGATGCTGGGGTCAACGTGCCGGCCGCACATATTTTGGAGTTTCAGTCATACAACCCCAATAATCCAGGCGTGTACAAAATCGAGACGACCCCTGTGGCCATAACAGGCGACTACAATCCAATTCTTCAGTTCCAGCAGTCGTCAGCGACTACGTCCACATCAGCTACCACCACGCCCAGCGAGCgacagcagctgcagcaacaaatTTATGGTGGATACTATCTTCCGCACCCCCACCAAAGGCCGTACCAGCAGCCGATTGCTAGCAATCCGCTGCCAAGTCAGTATGCTGTGGGAGGCAGTATGCTCTTCGCCCAGGTTGCCGGTGCCTCTACTGGTTGTGCGACTCCACCGCGCCGACCACAACAGCAGCACTTCATCGTGGGATACCAGAATGGAGGAGGGTCGGTAGCAGGCGCGGCTTCTTTGCAGCGGCTTAACACGAGGTCTTCTTCCTCTAGCGACTCGCTGCCCTACCACAAATACAATACCATGGCGCGGCTCGAGGCAAACGTGTTTGCGGCACCGGCTACTGGAGACCTTTACTATGCAGTCAGTGGAACGCAGCCGCTGCATCCGCTGATGTATGCTGCCAACAGACCGATTGGAGGGTCTCAGATATTGGTTGACCCCTACGACCCTCAGATATACAAGAGCGACTCAAAGGCCTCTATTCTCAGCGAGTTCTCCCTTCGCAGCAGCGATAACTCCCAGCGTTACGCTCGGCATCCTCATCGGCGACATGGCGGACGGGTCAGAGATTCGAGTCTCTTTTCGGTGCACTCAAATTCTGGCCAAAGGCGGTACTTTGGTAGCACAGAAAGCAGGTTCGGATACGATTGTAGGCGCTGTAGCCTGGATGGGGTCATCGGAATAGGTTCCGGGGCTGGAGTGCCCATAGCAGCTTCCGATAAGTGCAGCTATTCCGACAACTGTCGGTACGAATGTCGAAATTGCGATTGTTCGTCCAATTACTTCAGTTCGGACTTTGATGATGTGTACGGGTCTATTGTGCGTGGTGGAAGCAGTGGCATACCGCGCAAGACTGCGGCAGGAATACTACCATCTAGTGCTCAGGACGATACCGTAGAGCGCCAAGAAACCGGGCCACTATCACTGGATCAGCAGCAATACGCAGCTCCCTTGGATCTAAAACAGAACAAATACGCCCaggatttttttaaacatgttaaCGACGTGAAACGAAGCATTTATCAGTCTGAAATGCAAAGAAACAATAGCTTGGAACCTACGAGACGGGGTCCAAAAGCCAGTAGCAACACGAGCAGCAATTCCAAAGCAAGTCCCAAACGGGCCGTTTCCCAGGAACTCAGACAAGATCCCGTAGTCACTACGCTTCCGGTGAGAAGGGGGCGACCGACTGCAGGAGTGAAGCCCACGCCTGCACCAAGAACGAGTATACAGGGGCAGACCCCATTACCAGATAATTCCGTGCCAA aagACCCAATGCCGTGTAAGCGTAAAAATCAACCGACTAGCCGGAGGGAGTATCCTTCTCTAGACCGACTCGTAGCGTCTTCTACGGGAACTATTCCCAAAAGGAACAACCACCGGACCATAGCGGACAACGGCTTACAAAGCCTGAAGCTAGCTCCGAAGGCTAAATCTTTGCAGACTCCTgatgcagagaaaaaaaatgtaacccTTAATGGACAGTTGCCCTTACCCCTGGCGAAACGGCACCATCGCATAAGCGGACCGAAGGCACATCAAAATCTACCTGGTCCCAGTACACGCCGAAAAGACATTCCGGCGCCCCCTCCGCCTTCTCCTGCTACATATTCCGACCTTCAGGAGCTTAAGGCCAATATGGAGGGTCTTCAAGACGATACCAAGTCGCGAAGCTTGGAAAGCGAAACAAACGATCTGGCGGCAGCCGATAGGTCAAAGCAGTCAAAGAAAACAGTCTCAAGCGTTCCGTCCGATAGAAACCTGGAACCCACAACAAGTGTACCAGATGCAAGTGCGGCGGAGACTGATGATAACGATGTATTTTACGACGCACACAGCGAGGACTCTGGCGGTGGCTTCTTGCCCTTAGAAGCGAATGACTTTTCAAAAAAG AGTCCGTCTCACATGACGACATCCAAACAGGCCCTGGAGGACATCATTGCTAATGAGAATCGCAAGGCCGCAAATGACAGCGATGTGGCGCATTCTGACAAAGATGTCGATTGCGAGAGACATGAGCAGGCGTCCATGGACACGGCAGCGAGAGCAAACGGCGAAAAgccaagcaaaacaaaacacaaaaagactCCAACAATCGCCCCCGACCAACATGTTGGTCGAACATGTTTGAAGGAGCAACGCACCGTCGCACCACCAACAAATGTTGCTCCCGGAATCTCAACAACCAACAACGCTGGCAACACTAGCGCCAGCAACAGCGCAGTCGAGTTGGAGTTTAATTGCAAGACGGGCAACACGGACAGCGCAACGACAGCGGTAGAGCACAG TGGTCAGACACCCGATGTACCTGCAAGTGCGACAGTCACGCATTTAATAACAGTGACACGCCAGGACTACGCCTGTCTCGACTCCAGCGAAGCACAATCGGACGATAGCCACCTGACACGCGATTCCATTACCCGTGAGTCCCAGAACGATGAGCTCTCCTCCTCGACTCACGAGAAACTAGACGTCAGCACTCTTCCGCTGCCCGCTCTCCCTAAACGTCGTCGCACTCGCTCCCGTACCAGTCCATCGAAGCATGTGCAccagcgacagcagcagcaacgtcaTGAAACCATCGAAAATGCCAATGCTGTCGATGAAACGTCTGCAGCGGCAATCCAACAGCCAGTCAAGCCACAACAGCGACCAGTTACTCCAAATCAAGAAAAGCCAGAGATAAGCCCGCCGAAAAGCAACACAGCTGCTAACCAGCAGAAACAGTCACATTTGCAGCATCAGCAGAAACACCTCTCTGCCTTCCAGCAGTACGTTGCAAGGCGACGAGAGAGTCTAGAGGCATCCAACCGTTGTTTCAACGAGAAGCTGGAGGCGCGCAAAATGCACTACCAAATGGGCAGCAGTGCCGTCAATGAAAACCCTGCCGGCTCTAACGGGATGCCCACGTACCTTTTCGGGGAACACTACCATGGGGTCACCGGCTCTGGGCGGAAGTCCTTATCGCCCTCCACCACCAAAGAAGAGATATTCCTAAACAAGTCCGGCTGGGTGCAGGTCAACACGAAGCGTGGGAATCACAAGGATGACAGCAGTAGTTATCGCCGGCTCAGCTATGGCCAACAGAATGGAGGAACTCTTTTCCCGGAAAGTGGACGAGGGCGCAGTGCGGCGCGGTCGATTCCTCCAGACCATGGGCGTCGCTTAGACCTGGCACGGCAGTCTTTTAttcagcagcatcagcaacagcaggccaACAATGGCATAACCGAGTCAAGGTTTGTcggctccaaagtggaagagttaattaaaaaaaacgaagctCGACTAAGCGGCTTTTCATCACGGGACCCTGCGCTCCGTCCGGGCTATCGGATTATAGATCCCCAACTAGCGAACATCCTCAACGAGCGGCCAGGTTTCTTACCAGTAAAAAGCGCCAAAGATCTGGACTCCCCAATAACTCCGATTCTCTCGCCTCCACCCGCTTTCCAGGACAACAGCCGGAGTGGGCGCCATCCGGACCGCCGCAAGCCAGTTCGCCAGCAGGGCCCGCTGCCGCTTCCTGTGCCGCTCCAGTCGCAGACCCAGTTGGACACTCAGCACCCAAATCCTGGTTCCAGCAAGGGCATGGTATTCTCTCGCAGTTTCGAGTACGACACTCGCCGTCCCACGCCCACCAACAGCTATGTAGACACGTTTTCCCGCAGTTTTGATGGAAATTTATCAGAACGTCCACTCAACCTGGCTGTGATATCAGGCCAACGGGAATGGTCGCCAAACTTCAGCACACTGACCGGCAACTCACCCAATTATCTAACGAAGCGGGagagcggcggcggcagcagtgGTTCTCTTCAAAGCCGCGACAATTCACCCAAATATCTGCATCCGCAAGCGACAACGGCCTACTTGAATACCGCTGTCAAGGAGGCGCCTCCTGTTTACAACGTAGCCCCCGGCAGTCAGGCCAAGTACTCCCCGCGTTCCCGTCACGAAAGGACTGCTGAGCGCTCTAAGAGCCACGCTCTAGGACGTTCCCGCAAGTCCCAGTTCAACCGCGTGGGCAGCGCGGGACCTCTGGCAGCACATCCCAACACACCCAATATAGGAGTCTCGCGTTTCCGCAGCTTTGACACGTCCAAGAGCCAGCGCCTCAATTCCTGTGACAGTGGTGCAAGATCAG ATCTTTCCAACGATGAGCTGGACAACGAGGATGGCGGCCTAAGCGAGTTTCTCACTGCCGGCAGTCACAAGTTCCCCAAAGTCGGAACGAGTAGCGTCAGCATCTCGCCGTTCAAGGTCCAGCGCCAGCGGTCTCTTACACCAGATCGCAACGAATCCCATAGCTCATCCAGCAGCCTGCGGAAGCAAGGATCGTTGACTCCCGAATCCAGGTCCATGACTCCAGAGGAGCGATGCAAAAAGGGGTCGCAGCTCTCGTTAAGTGGCACCCGTCAGAACTCTAGCTTCAAAAACAACACGTTGGAGGCCCGCCAACGGCACGAGGAAAAAAACGGCACCCAATATATCGCGCAGCTCCTCTAG